The following coding sequences are from one Osmia bicornis bicornis chromosome 2, iOsmBic2.1, whole genome shotgun sequence window:
- the LOC114877192 gene encoding polycomb protein Asx isoform X1 produces the protein MDTDVELAKGEGCETSPGCSGYSSMVHSKKVIKHALRQQAKRRRKNTTIAAGNSRTLPRIVVKPLPPPPPNDPPSPVNNVQHINTTTEEPAATMREVLASLPGFSLKPGRRRSTKRLSATAQLEAGLVDLESPASILASTSLRALLNRHTFQGLPPLYQRKLAQLLPAVDRQDAAISGLNNEFFARACLEWRKRLAEGEFTPENQQRLKMEAERDKNKLDPWKVKHFEPIWGEKREPKFRSGLHCILESRSGGAVTRSSLRLRLESNVDTPVLDAPCPVIISEDKIEEDNCKVETGINNSDELNDTTGIPELLPAHYNEATHASIDEKHIESVNISSVETIADAEMHQDKLEEDDKVINLTEKQDTIEEKEAVTQVCQEKVSNTYDDEIHLPQSEKSLQPMENHLLEVSEEDTMLLPEETTSPRSSEQMEQISHTSRETSSQLSVECTPQSSVDQVPQIPKEQISQMSEEQIYPLSDCETTTMLETSPPHEQVRPTEIVMEDSTLINNNQSETTQITHENPADGESQIPEGMEIDSETLQRIHELEVRGEMREAYEEISGCPEEIMYPILDGMEMGSNSAEETETQVVSGPSEAPRDQQDVNNGNEDEALREANNYVCSEMLECSWPVDPTVNNISNNNRTQEELQVPWPLVAAALDGSVAANITVTTQDECNDAPTSTDSTNPPQQFINADSNVESMNCIQLPVVQGTSFQSEGLAIGTPGTSCIMKNFQSQSSPIIAFPQLQSIRFVQTSFHSDQNTTPTLNSTSPITAQIQNQQNTSSQVNIMRTQEEIVQLNAQTNNTRNIRNNVTQNQVSNTVTAAIGVQPQSRAQNTIVIQHQTSASTQPRQVVATIQQQQQQQQQQQYPGATVAVSSRSSRSSNQGSQRGSRSSNKEQGGGRSRSSTKEPPGAVNLERSYQICQAVIQSSPNRDQLKAHLKPPPSLLARGDGAFTTNKSGGRTITTVKTQKPSQTIQNKQAQNKTQAVMLRHVFATARQATSAEVPESNTVAQLGSTATSGLGQYILVQRTGVGDSAPRASSAPPLPPQIAGMGVGVHLVRGRPASAGEGSHQAVTLKARGTDGRGGGGAEPGAPGMIMGGDPPPPCECNMRGAMVICRQCGAFCHDDCIGPQRICATCLIR, from the exons ATGGACACAGATGTAGAACTTGCCAAAGGTGAAGGGTGTGAAACTAGTCCAGGTTGTTCTGGCTATTCTAGCATGGTGCACAGTAAAAAAGTTATCAAACATGCATTACGACAGCAGGCCAAGAGGCGTAGGAAAAATACAACTATTGCAGCTGGTAATTCTCGTACTCTTCCAAGAATTGTTGTTAAACCATTACCTCCACCTCCACCAAATGATCCACCGTCTCCAGTCAATAATGTACAGCATATTAACACTA CAACTGAAGAGCCTGCTGCCACAATGAGGGAAGTCTTAGCAAGTTTGCCAGGATTTAGTTTAAAACCTGGGCGTAGACGATCAACTAAAAGGTTGTCAGCAACTGCACAATTAGAGGCTGGTCTTGTAGATCTCGAGTCTCCAGCAAGTATTCTAGCAAGTACAAGCTTACGTGCTCTTTTAAATAGGCATACTTTTCAAGGTTTACCACCTCTGTATCAAAGAAAACTTGCACAGCTTTTACCAGCAGTAGATAGACAG GATGCTGCTATATCTGGactgaataatgaattttttgcAAGAGCATGTTTAGAATGGCGTAAGCGTTTAGCAGAGGGAGAGTTTACTCCAGAAAATCAACAACGATTGAAGATGGAAGCTGAGAGAGATAAGAATAAGTTAGATCCCTGGAAAGTGAAACATTTTGAACCTATCTGGGGTGAAAAACGTGAACCTAAATTTCGATCAGGTCTTCATTGTATTTTGGAATCAAGATCTGGAGGAGCGGTAACACGTTCAAGTTTAAGACTTCGTTTAgaatctaatgtagatacaccGGTATTGGATGCTCCTTGCCCTGTTATTATATCTGAAGATAAAATTGAAGAAGATAACTGTAAAGTTGAAACAGGTATAAATAATTCAGATGAATTGAATGATACAACAGGTATACCAGAATTATTACCAGCACATTATAACGAAGCAACGCATGCATCAATTGATGAAAAGCATATAGAATCTGTAAACATAAGTTCTGTAGAAACAATAGCAGACGCTGAAATGCATCAAGATAAGTTAGAAGAAGATGATAAGGTTATTAATCTAACAGAAAAGCAAGATACGATCGAAGAAAAGGAAGCAGTAACACAAGTTTGCCAagaaaaagtttcaaacaCGTATGACGACGAAATTCATTTACCTCAAAGTGAAAAGAGCCTTCAACCAATGGAGAATCACCTTCTTGAAGTATCAGAAGAAGATACGATGCTTTTACCCGAAGAAACTACTTCGCCGAGATCTAGTGAACAAATGGAACAAATATCTCATACATCTAGAGAAACATCGTCTCAATTATCGGTAGAATGCACACCTCAGTCTTCGGTTGATCAAGTACCTCAAATACCAAAAGAACAAATATCTCAAATGTCGGAGGAACAAATTTACCCTCTGTCCGACTGTGAAACCACAACTATGCTCGAAACTTCACCACCGCACGAGCAAGTTAGACCAACAGAAATTGTGATGGAAGATTCTACCttaatcaataataatcaaaGTGAAACAACTCAAATTACTCACGAGAACCCAGCAGACGGTGAATCACAAATTCCCGAAGGAATGGAGATCGACAGTGAAACATTACAACGTATCCATGAATTGGAG GTAAGAGGAGAAATGCGTGAAGCATACGAAGAAATTTCAGGATGTCCCGAAGAAATAATGTACCCTATACTTGATGGAATGGAAATGGGATCAAACAGTGCAGAAGAAACTGAAACACAAGTAGTTTCAGGACCGTCAGAAGCTCCTAGAGATCAGCAAGATGTAAATAATGGAAATGAAGATGAAGCTCTTAGAGAGGCTAATAATTATGTTTGTTCTGAAATGTTGGAATGTAGTTGGCCAGTAGATCCCACAGTTAATAatattagtaataataacagG aCGCAAGAAGAACTTCAAGTTCCATGGCCGTTAGTAGCAGCAGCTCTTGACGGATCTGTAGCTGCTAACATTACGGTAACTACTCAAGATGAATGCAATGATGCACCAACATCAACCGACTCGACAAATCCACCTCAACAGTTTATCAACGCGGATTCTAACGTAGAATCAATGAATTGTATTCAGTTACCAGTTGTTCAAGGAACTTCATTTCAGTCCGAAGGTCTTGCAATTGGCACACCAGGCACGAGTTGTATAATGAAAAACTTTCAGTCTCAGAGTTCTCCTATCATTGCTTTTCCACAATTGCAATCGATAAGATTCGTGCAAACCAGTTTTCATTCTGATCAAAATACTACCCCGACTTTGAACAGCACATCACCGATTACGGCTCAGATTCAAAATCAACAGAACACGAGCTCGCAAGTGAATATAATGAGAACGCAAGAAGAAATCGTCCAATTAAATGCTCAAACTAATAATACACGGAATATTAGGAACAACGTAACACAGAATCAAGTTTCGAACACCGTAACGGCGGCAATCGGTGTACAACCTCAGAGTCGCGCACAAAATACTATCGTTATTCAGCACCAAACGTCAGCTTCTACACAACCACGACAAGTTGTAGCAACTatacaacaacagcaacaacaacaacaacaacaacagtaTCCTGGAGCAACAGTCGCGGTGTCCTCGAGATCTTCCCGCTCCAGTAATCAAGGTAGTCAGAGAGGTTCTAGAAGTAGTAATAAAGAACAAGGAGGAGGTAGATCTCGTAGTAGTACAAAAGAACCACCTGGAGCTGTAAATTTGGAGCGCAGCTATCAAATATGTCAAGCG gTTATACAAAGTTCACCAAATAGAGATCAATTGAAAGCTCATCTAAAACCTCCACCTAGTTTACTTGCCAGAGGTGATGGCGCATTCACTACTAATAAATCTGGTGGCCGTACAATTACGACCGTCAAAACTCAAAAACCATCACAAACAATACAAAACAAACAAGCTCAAAATAAAACACAGGCAGTTATGCTGAGACATGTGTTTGCAACAGCACGTCAAGCTACGTCAGCAGAG GTTCCAGAAAGCAATACTGTAGCACAATTAGGATCCACGGCAACAAGCGGATTAGGGCAATATATACTTGTACAAAGGACAGGTGTTGGAGATAGCGCGCCAAGAGCATCCTCTGCTCCACCTCTACCTCCACAAATAGCAGGGATGGGTGTTGGAGTGCATTTGGTACGTGGCAGACCAGCCAGCGCGGGAGAGGGTTCGCACCAAGCCGTAACATTGAAAGCAAGGGGTACCGATGGTAGAGGAGGAGGTGGTGCCGAACCTGGTGCTCCTGGTATGATAATGGGTGGCGATCCACCACCTCCATGTGAATGCAATATGCGAGGTGCTATGGTAATATGTCGCCAATGCGGCGCGTTTTGTCATGATGACTGTATCGGGCCTCAACGTATTTGTGCTACTTGTCTGATACGTTAA
- the LOC114877192 gene encoding putative Polycomb group protein ASXL3 isoform X2, whose translation MDTDVELAKGEGCETSPGCSGYSSMVHSKKVIKHALRQQAKRRRKNTTIAAGNSRTLPRIVVKPLPPPPPNDPPSPVNNVQHINTTTEEPAATMREVLASLPGFSLKPGRRRSTKRLSATAQLEAGLVDLESPASILASTSLRALLNRHTFQGLPPLYQRKLAQLLPAVDRQDAAISGLNNEFFARACLEWRKRLAEGEFTPENQQRLKMEAERDKNKLDPWKVKHFEPIWGEKREPKFRSGLHCILESRSGGAVTRSSLRLRLESNVDTPVLDAPCPVIISEDKIEEDNCKVETGINNSDELNDTTGIPELLPAHYNEATHASIDEKHIESVNISSVETIADAEMHQDKLEEDDKVINLTEKQDTIEEKEAVTQVCQEKVSNTYDDEIHLPQSEKSLQPMENHLLEVSEEDTMLLPEETTSPRSSEQMEQISHTSRETSSQLSVECTPQSSVDQVPQIPKEQISQMSEEQIYPLSDCETTTMLETSPPHEQVRPTEIVMEDSTLINNNQSETTQITHENPADGESQIPEGMEIDSETLQRIHELEVRGEMREAYEEISGCPEEIMYPILDGMEMGSNSAEETETQVVSGPSEAPRDQQDVNNGNEDEALREANNYVCSEMLECSWPVDPTVNNISNNNRTQEELQVPWPLVAAALDGSVAANITVTTQDECNDAPTSTDSTNPPQQFINADSNVESMNCIQLPVVQGTSFQSEGLAIGTPGTSCIMKNFQSQSSPIIAFPQLQSIRFVQTSFHSDQNTTPTLNSTSPITAQIQNQQNTSSQVNIMRTQEEIVQLNAQTNNTRNIRNNVTQNQVSNTVTAAIGVQPQSRAQNTIVIQHQTSASTQPRQVVATIQQQQQQQQQQQYPGATVAVSSRSSRSSNQGSQRGSRSSNKEQGGGRSRSSTKEPPGAVNLERSYQICQAVIQSSPNRDQLKAHLKPPPSLLARGDGAFTTNKSGGRTITTVKTQKPSQTIQNKQAQNKTQAVMLRHVFATARQATSAEC comes from the exons ATGGACACAGATGTAGAACTTGCCAAAGGTGAAGGGTGTGAAACTAGTCCAGGTTGTTCTGGCTATTCTAGCATGGTGCACAGTAAAAAAGTTATCAAACATGCATTACGACAGCAGGCCAAGAGGCGTAGGAAAAATACAACTATTGCAGCTGGTAATTCTCGTACTCTTCCAAGAATTGTTGTTAAACCATTACCTCCACCTCCACCAAATGATCCACCGTCTCCAGTCAATAATGTACAGCATATTAACACTA CAACTGAAGAGCCTGCTGCCACAATGAGGGAAGTCTTAGCAAGTTTGCCAGGATTTAGTTTAAAACCTGGGCGTAGACGATCAACTAAAAGGTTGTCAGCAACTGCACAATTAGAGGCTGGTCTTGTAGATCTCGAGTCTCCAGCAAGTATTCTAGCAAGTACAAGCTTACGTGCTCTTTTAAATAGGCATACTTTTCAAGGTTTACCACCTCTGTATCAAAGAAAACTTGCACAGCTTTTACCAGCAGTAGATAGACAG GATGCTGCTATATCTGGactgaataatgaattttttgcAAGAGCATGTTTAGAATGGCGTAAGCGTTTAGCAGAGGGAGAGTTTACTCCAGAAAATCAACAACGATTGAAGATGGAAGCTGAGAGAGATAAGAATAAGTTAGATCCCTGGAAAGTGAAACATTTTGAACCTATCTGGGGTGAAAAACGTGAACCTAAATTTCGATCAGGTCTTCATTGTATTTTGGAATCAAGATCTGGAGGAGCGGTAACACGTTCAAGTTTAAGACTTCGTTTAgaatctaatgtagatacaccGGTATTGGATGCTCCTTGCCCTGTTATTATATCTGAAGATAAAATTGAAGAAGATAACTGTAAAGTTGAAACAGGTATAAATAATTCAGATGAATTGAATGATACAACAGGTATACCAGAATTATTACCAGCACATTATAACGAAGCAACGCATGCATCAATTGATGAAAAGCATATAGAATCTGTAAACATAAGTTCTGTAGAAACAATAGCAGACGCTGAAATGCATCAAGATAAGTTAGAAGAAGATGATAAGGTTATTAATCTAACAGAAAAGCAAGATACGATCGAAGAAAAGGAAGCAGTAACACAAGTTTGCCAagaaaaagtttcaaacaCGTATGACGACGAAATTCATTTACCTCAAAGTGAAAAGAGCCTTCAACCAATGGAGAATCACCTTCTTGAAGTATCAGAAGAAGATACGATGCTTTTACCCGAAGAAACTACTTCGCCGAGATCTAGTGAACAAATGGAACAAATATCTCATACATCTAGAGAAACATCGTCTCAATTATCGGTAGAATGCACACCTCAGTCTTCGGTTGATCAAGTACCTCAAATACCAAAAGAACAAATATCTCAAATGTCGGAGGAACAAATTTACCCTCTGTCCGACTGTGAAACCACAACTATGCTCGAAACTTCACCACCGCACGAGCAAGTTAGACCAACAGAAATTGTGATGGAAGATTCTACCttaatcaataataatcaaaGTGAAACAACTCAAATTACTCACGAGAACCCAGCAGACGGTGAATCACAAATTCCCGAAGGAATGGAGATCGACAGTGAAACATTACAACGTATCCATGAATTGGAG GTAAGAGGAGAAATGCGTGAAGCATACGAAGAAATTTCAGGATGTCCCGAAGAAATAATGTACCCTATACTTGATGGAATGGAAATGGGATCAAACAGTGCAGAAGAAACTGAAACACAAGTAGTTTCAGGACCGTCAGAAGCTCCTAGAGATCAGCAAGATGTAAATAATGGAAATGAAGATGAAGCTCTTAGAGAGGCTAATAATTATGTTTGTTCTGAAATGTTGGAATGTAGTTGGCCAGTAGATCCCACAGTTAATAatattagtaataataacagG aCGCAAGAAGAACTTCAAGTTCCATGGCCGTTAGTAGCAGCAGCTCTTGACGGATCTGTAGCTGCTAACATTACGGTAACTACTCAAGATGAATGCAATGATGCACCAACATCAACCGACTCGACAAATCCACCTCAACAGTTTATCAACGCGGATTCTAACGTAGAATCAATGAATTGTATTCAGTTACCAGTTGTTCAAGGAACTTCATTTCAGTCCGAAGGTCTTGCAATTGGCACACCAGGCACGAGTTGTATAATGAAAAACTTTCAGTCTCAGAGTTCTCCTATCATTGCTTTTCCACAATTGCAATCGATAAGATTCGTGCAAACCAGTTTTCATTCTGATCAAAATACTACCCCGACTTTGAACAGCACATCACCGATTACGGCTCAGATTCAAAATCAACAGAACACGAGCTCGCAAGTGAATATAATGAGAACGCAAGAAGAAATCGTCCAATTAAATGCTCAAACTAATAATACACGGAATATTAGGAACAACGTAACACAGAATCAAGTTTCGAACACCGTAACGGCGGCAATCGGTGTACAACCTCAGAGTCGCGCACAAAATACTATCGTTATTCAGCACCAAACGTCAGCTTCTACACAACCACGACAAGTTGTAGCAACTatacaacaacagcaacaacaacaacaacaacaacagtaTCCTGGAGCAACAGTCGCGGTGTCCTCGAGATCTTCCCGCTCCAGTAATCAAGGTAGTCAGAGAGGTTCTAGAAGTAGTAATAAAGAACAAGGAGGAGGTAGATCTCGTAGTAGTACAAAAGAACCACCTGGAGCTGTAAATTTGGAGCGCAGCTATCAAATATGTCAAGCG gTTATACAAAGTTCACCAAATAGAGATCAATTGAAAGCTCATCTAAAACCTCCACCTAGTTTACTTGCCAGAGGTGATGGCGCATTCACTACTAATAAATCTGGTGGCCGTACAATTACGACCGTCAAAACTCAAAAACCATCACAAACAATACAAAACAAACAAGCTCAAAATAAAACACAGGCAGTTATGCTGAGACATGTGTTTGCAACAGCACGTCAAGCTACGTCAGCAGAG TGCTAA